Within Ipomoea triloba cultivar NCNSP0323 chromosome 9, ASM357664v1, the genomic segment TTTGAGCGCCACTAAAGTTCGGAGTGCTTGTGAGATGTTCACATGAATTGAGATTCAAAGACTCGAGATGTGGAAAATACTGTATTAATCAATTCAAtgaacaaaaagtaaaaaaaaataaattaaaacttgtaTTAAAAGTTATTATCAATCTTAACTATTTTGTTATAGATCGAGAGAAGAGTTATCCAAAAGAATAAAGTATTACCAAATTACCTTTAAAGGGGCTTTAAATTCTTTGATGTTGCTCTCCACCATTTCCAGACTCACAAGCTTCTCAAAGAAACAATTTAATGGAATAGTAATATATTTCAAAGGACATTGAGTCCATCGCAAATATTTAAGCACCTTGGATAGATGTTTGAACTTTCCATCAATATAGACACCATCAATATGAAGAAACCTTAAATTCTCCATGTTCTTAAATGCTTTTGTATTGTACTTCATATCTTTTGTGGAAGAATCATTGAATACAATCACCTCAATCTTTTCACTACCCtatacacaaaaaataaattagttaaagaAGTGCATACATTATTTTATGGGGAAAAAGCATTCGaactttatacaaaaaaaaaaaaagtaattagacATCTTTACTTTAAAAAGtcataattaaatatatcaatttgtCATTTTTGTACATCTAGACCCAATAATTGGTTATCCACCGGTAATTAGGGTTCCGACAACCAAAACCAACGACTAGTGAACCTACAAAAATGACAAGTTGATgtatttaattgtaacttttataAAGTTagtggcctaattgatttttcctaTCAAGTTTAAGGActtatttaaccattttttatttaattatgtggttaaagaaattataatgactatattaattgaatagaataaaattttcaaaggaAGATCTAAGTGAAACATGGTAAACAAAGGGAAATGACCAACGGTGTAGGGTACTAATGCGAATGGACAACATAAAGCAAATAATTCCTAACTCTAAAAGTATTCATTCGCTTTTATCGGACCAATCCCATCAATTTCAAGTTAAGAGTGACATTCCTACTCCCCATGGGTAATATTTAAGCCATAATATTGTTTGTACATGCatgtttctaatttttttttttcataattttaactTTGATTGAAGAGACATTCTATCAATTATGTCACAaaattttagaattgaaaaatgtgTGATTTAAGTACAATTATATGAGCAAAGTGAACCACAAAACTTAGAGGCAAAGAATACCTTCATTGTAATATGAAAGAGCTACCTTAAATACTAATGTTGACTAAAGATTTATGCACAATAAGAATGAgataaatggaaaaaaaaaatcattacctTTTGTCCTATAAGCACATCATGGATATCATTGGGACACCACAATCGGCTGCGTTCACATGGCTTTTCCGGAGATTCTAAACGAATTATTTCTCTTCCCATCTCTCGTACTAAGCTATGCAAACCAATCCCATCCCATTGACAATAATCTATCAAGCATTTGTCAACCAAGTTTCGAATTTCAATGGTTGAGAAATACCCCATGGCATCAATAGTCTCCTTGGAAATTTCACGAGAGAAACAAACAAGATCAAGAAAAAGGGATTTGATACGATCATCTGGAAGCCCATCATAACTGATCTTAAGTTTAGCTTGAACATCATTATTAGGGATTTCTTTCAATTTATCAAATGCACTAATCCATTCCTCTATTGATTTATCAGAAAGATAAGCCCCTAACACTTTAAGAGCTAATGGAAGTCCCGCACAATAAGCCACTATGCCATCTAAAACCTTAGCATAATCTTCTTTTGGTTTCAAACGCCCACTAAATGCATGTAGGCTAAAGAGTTCCAAAGAATCGTTATGACACAATGGGCCGACTTTATAATGTTCATCCTCCTTCAATTCTTTAAACACATGTGCATCTCTTGTAGTTAAAATAAGTCTACTTCCTTTACCAAACCAATCTCGTTCTCCACATAATGCTTCAAATTGGTTTAAATGTTCTAAATTATCGAGGACAATGAGGCATTTTTTTACTTGAAGCCAATGTTTGATCAATGCTTTTCCTTCACCTTCACTACCAACTTCAATCTTCCTTCTAAGAAGCTTACTAAGAAATTCTTCTTGAAATCTTTTTATTTCTGAAATTCCTGAACTAATCTCAAGGAAGCAGCTCCATTTAAAGTATCCAAAAAATTTGTTATATAGAGTTTGGGCAAGAAGAGTCTTTCCAATACCTGCCATACCATAAATTCCAATCATGCGAACATTATTGTCATCATGTGTTCCATACATGAGCTTGACCAAGCGATTAACATGCAATTCAAGTCCAACTACATGTTTCTCAACAAACATTGGGACTTGACTTACTATCAATAGAACCTCTTGAATGATTCCATCAATGAACTTCGATTGATACCTTcattaattatgtaaaaaaatcaaaacaaaacttttaaaaatttgaatacaTAATCACACTCCTAAAAAACATCATTGTGCATTCAAAAGTAATCACTGAAAATGGAGAAGTGAATGTTGCTTTTAATTCAAATCTTGGTGTATCTATCTCAGAAGTCAGAGCGCTACACTAAATAACACGTAATGAATTTTAAACGAATAGATGTTAATTAAAAtgaacaattaatttaatatgaataaaaaacatatatgtatgttcatttttgtcttttttagtACTATCGTCTATTAGaattgataatataatatatgttttatactttctcaaataattaatac encodes:
- the LOC116029288 gene encoding TMV resistance protein N-like isoform X4, which translates into the protein MASSSTINLEAFTWEYDVFLSFRGEDTRKNFTDHLYFALCQNRIRTFRDEEELKKGEYLAPELTRAIQSSRISMIVFSKDYASSRWCLDELEQIVECKETRKQIIFPIFYDVDPSEVRKQSGNYGLALAKHEERFEGSNKVHKWRCALTKVANMSGWDLQGMANGYQSKFIDGIIQEVLLIVSQVPMFVEKHVVGLELHVNRLVKLMYGTHDDNNVRMIGIYGMAGIGKTLLAQTLYNKFFGYFKWSCFLEISSGISEIKRFQEEFLSKLLRRKIEVGSEGEGKALIKHWLQVKKCLIVLDNLEHLNQFEALCGERDWFGKGSRLILTTRDAHVFKELKEDEHYKVGPLCHNDSLELFSLHAFSGRLKPKEDYAKVLDGIVAYCAGLPLALKVLGAYLSDKSIEEWISAFDKLKEIPNNDVQAKLKISYDGLPDDRIKSLFLDLVCFSREISKETIDAMGYFSTIEIRNLVDKCLIDYCQWDGIGLHSLVREMGREIIRLESPEKPCERSRLWCPNDIHDVLIGQKGSEKIEVIVFNDSSTKDMKYNTKAFKNMENLRFLHIDGVYIDGKFKHLSKVLKYLRWTQCPLKYITIPLNCFFEKLVSLEMVESNIKEFKAPLKYFPHLESLNLNSCEHLTSTPNFSGAQNLRKLTFVGCYNLVKVARNSRLGESSFTSNAVNTCSPYQLFLRKH
- the LOC116029288 gene encoding TMV resistance protein N-like isoform X3, with amino-acid sequence MASSSTINLEAFTWEYDVFLSFRGEDTRKNFTDHLYFALCQNRIRTFRDEEELKKGEYLAPELTRAIQSSRISMIVFSKDYASSRWCLDELEQIVECKETRKQIIFPIFYDVDPSEVRKQSGNYGLALAKHEERFEGSNKVHKWRCALTKVANMSGWDLQGMANGYQSKFIDGIIQEVLLIVSQVPMFVEKHVVGLELHVNRLVKLMYGTHDDNNVRMIGIYGMAGIGKTLLAQTLYNKFFGYFKWSCFLEISSGISEIKRFQEEFLSKLLRRKIEVGSEGEGKALIKHWLQVKKCLIVLDNLEHLNQFEALCGERDWFGKGSRLILTTRDAHVFKELKEDEHYKVGPLCHNDSLELFSLHAFSGRLKPKEDYAKVLDGIVAYCAGLPLALKVLGAYLSDKSIEEWISAFDKLKEIPNNDVQAKLKISYDGLPDDRIKSLFLDLVCFSREISKETIDAMGYFSTIEIRNLVDKCLIDYCQWDGIGLHSLVREMGREIIRLESPEKPCERSRLWCPNDIHDVLIGQKGSEKIEVIVFNDSSTKDMKYNTKAFKNMENLRFLHIDGVYIDGKFKHLSKVLKYLRWTQCPLKYITIPLNCFFEKLVSLEMVESNIKEFKAPLKYFPHLESLNLNSCEHLTSTPNFSGAQNLRKLTFVGCYNLVKQVARNSRLGESSFTSNAVNTCSPYQLFLRKH
- the LOC116029288 gene encoding TMV resistance protein N-like isoform X2, whose product is MASSSTINLEAFTWEYDVFLSFRGEDTRKNFTDHLYFALCQNRIRTFRDEEELKKGEYLAPELTRAIQSSRISMIVFSKDYASSRWCLDELEQIVECKETRKQIIFPIFYDVDPSEVRKQSGNYGLALAKHEERFEGSNKVHKWRCALTKVANMSGWDLQGMANGYQSKFIDGIIQEVLLIVSQVPMFVEKHVVGLELHVNRLVKLMYGTHDDNNVRMIGIYGMAGIGKTLLAQTLYNKFFGYFKWSCFLEISSGISEIKRFQEEFLSKLLRRKIEVGSEGEGKALIKHWLQVKKCLIVLDNLEHLNQFEALCGERDWFGKGSRLILTTRDAHVFKELKEDEHYKVGPLCHNDSLELFSLHAFSGRLKPKEDYAKVLDGIVAYCAGLPLALKVLGAYLSDKSIEEWISAFDKLKEIPNNDVQAKLKISYDGLPDDRIKSLFLDLVCFSREISKETIDAMGYFSTIEIRNLVDKCLIDYCQWDGIGLHSLVREMGREIIRLESPEKPCERSRLWCPNDIHDVLIGQKGSEKIEVIVFNDSSTKDMKYNTKAFKNMENLRFLHIDGVYIDGKFKHLSKVLKYLRWTQCPLKYITIPLNCFFEKLVSLEMVESNIKEFKAPLKYFPHLESLNLNSCEHLTSTPNFSGAQNLRKLTFVGCYNLVKWLQQVARNSRLGESSFTSNAVNTCSPYQLFLRKH